The Anabas testudineus chromosome 14, fAnaTes1.2, whole genome shotgun sequence genome includes a region encoding these proteins:
- the znrd2 gene encoding protein ZNRD2 has protein sequence MALNGDEDFEWEPPTEAEMKVIQARRERQDKISKLMGDYLLKGYKMLGECCDMCGTILLQDKQQKNYCVSCQELDSDIDKDNPALNAQAALSQVRERQLAAQSPAPSQTELNGAPSTSQASVSVPQPRPEHCEGAAAGGRALLLPPPVPSPAPAPSTTALAPTRPPVSPPSTTLRPVLQEAEEAILTKLRWATTQLQCSASLEASVQLCNLITSCANSLRSLKELSQ, from the exons ATGGCTTTGAATGGAG ATGAGGACTTTGAGTGGGAACCTCCcacagaggcagagatgaaGGTGATCCAGGCTCGCAGGGAACGACAAGACAAAATCAGCAAGCTGATGGGAGACTACCTCCTCAAAGGATACAAGATGTTGGGAGAGTGCTGCGATATGTGTGGC ACGATTCTTCTCCAGGACAAACAGCAGAAGAATTACTGTGTTTCATGTCAGGAGCTGGACTCTGATATTGACAAGGACAACCCCG CTCTAAATGCACAAGCAGCATTGTCCCAGGTGAGGGAAAGACAGCTTGCAGCCCAGTCTCCTGCACCGTCCCAGACAGAACTAAACGGAGCTCCTAGTACCAGTCAGGCAAGTGTGTCAGTTCCTCAGCCCAGACCGGAGCACTGCGAGGGGGCTGCTGCAGGAGGCAGAGCTCTCCTTCTTCCACCTCCTGTCCCATCTCCTGCACCAGCTCCCTCCACCACAGCCCTTGCACCCACTCGTCCCCCAGTTTCTCCACCGAGCACAACCCTCCGACCTGTGTTGCAAGAAGCTGAGGAAGCTATTCTAACCAAACTTCGCTGGGCCACTACCCAGCTACAGTGTTCAGCCTCCCTGGAAGCAAGTGTCCAGCTTTGCAATCTCATCACCAGCTGTGCCAACTCGCTGCGCAGCCTCAAGGAGCTCAGCCAGTAG